One stretch of Arachis hypogaea cultivar Tifrunner chromosome 20, arahy.Tifrunner.gnm2.J5K5, whole genome shotgun sequence DNA includes these proteins:
- the LOC112786910 gene encoding protein WEAK CHLOROPLAST MOVEMENT UNDER BLUE LIGHT 1 produces MEPHPESPRGYDEPANNKNFIDTASPFESVKDAVSKFGGRVDWKSRRTQSLERSKLVGQEISKTETVEELENTKKLIEELKTNLERIEKEELEAKEEADLLSVKIEEMEEDIVSEASVEAKAQLDAEKARHAAAVSDLEFVKRELDSLNKEYTCMVSERDVAARKAEDAVAASKEAEKALENLTNELIATKESLSATRAAHLEAEEKRSGIADEEFHKCRLELEEAEEELEKLNKQVLSARVLKSKLDASSSLLLDLKAELAAYMGSKLKEQGNLELKKELEEVKLNIEKAAAEVDSLREASMSLKSELEDEKSILSGLRQSEEMAATAVTTLQEELEKTRSLIAFRRMKEQEDREMMIELPKKLQEVEKEAEEARALLKAAQAELMEAEQEAEQAKALATTLENKLLSTEKEIESAKVSEKFARDAIKALEKTETGKSGNESDPSKVTLTLDEYQELSKRTYKAEEQANARIAAANAQIEKAKELELRSLEKLEELNEELSVRRESLKIATENADRAKEGKLAIEYELRTWITEQEEQQRKADELSPDTDTEVEAIVDAATPLPDQHLSSSNCNDASVLTESAPGTGPASAPEAPAPAPDTKTKKKKKLKSLFPTKVVMFFSKRKTHPAK; encoded by the exons ATGGAGCCACATCCAGAATCCCCAAGG GGTTATGATGAACCTGCCAATAACAAGAATTTCATTGATACGGCATCCCCTTTTGAATCTGTCAAAGATGCTGTATCCAAGTTTGGAGGAAGAGTTGATTGGAAGTCCCGCCGAACCCAGAGTTTGGAG AGAAGCAAACTTGTAGGACAAGAAATTTCAAAGACGGAAACAGTAGAGGAATTGGAGAACACAAAGAAACTTATAGAAGAACTGAAGACTAACTTAGAGAGGATAGAAAAAGAAGAGCTTGAAGCAAAAGAAGAGGCAGATCTCTTGAGTGTTAAGATTGAGGAGATGGAGGAGGATATTGTGAGTGAAGCCAGTGtggaagccaaggcacaactcgaTGCTGAGAAGGCCAGGCATGCTGCCGCGGTTTCGGACTTGGAATTTGTCAAAAGGGAACTGGACTCACTTAATAAGGAGTACACTTGTATGGTGAGTGAAAGGGATGTGGCAGCCCGAAAGGCAGAAGATGCTGTTGCTGCATCCAAGGAGGCTGAAAAGGCGTTGGAGAATCTGACTAATGAGTTGATTGCAACAAAGGAGTCATTGAGTGCCACCCGAGCTGCACACCTGGAAGCAGAGGAAAAGAGGTCGGGCATCGCTGATGAAGAATTCCACAAGTGTAGGCTGGAACTAGAAGAGGCAGAGGAGGAGCTAGAGAAGCTCAACAAGCAAGTGTTGTCAGCACGGGTACTGAAATCCAAATTGGATGCATCTTCCTCGTTACTACTCGATTTGAAGGCTGAATTAGCAGCATATATGGGATCAAAGCTGAAAGAGCAAGGCAATCTAGAGCTGAAGAAGGAACTCGAGGAAGTCAAACTCAACATTGAGAAGGCAGCTGCTGAGGTTGACAGCTTGAGGGAGGCTTCCATGTCACTAAAATCAGAGCTGGAAGATGAGAAGTCGATCCTCTCCGGCCTCAGGCAGAGCGAGGAAATGGCAGCTACTGCAGTGACAACGCTCCAGGAGGAGCTGGAGAAGACTCGGTCCCTGATAGCTTTCCGGCGGATGAAGGAGCAAGAAGACAGAGAGATGATGATAGAGCTGCCCAAGAAGCTTCAGGAAGTGGAAAAAGAGGCTGAGGAGGCCAGAGCACTTCTTAAGGCCGCTCAGGCAGAGCTTATGGAAGCAGAACAGGAGGCTGAACAGGCCAAGGCCCTGGCAACTACATTGGAGAATAAGCTGCTGTCAACAGAGAAGGAGATCGAATCGGCCAAGGTCTCCGAGAAGTTTGCAAGAGATGCAATCAAGGCACTGGAAAAGACGGAAACAGGCAAAAGCGGGAATGAGAGCGACCCTTCCAAGGTGACCCTGACACTGGACGAATACCAGGAGCTGAGCAAGCGAACCTACAAAGCGGAGGAGCAAGCCAATGCTAGGATTGCAGCTGCTAATGCTCAAATTGAGAAGGCAAAGGAGTTGGAGTTGAGGAGCTTGGAGAAGCTGGAAGAACTTAACGAGGAGTTGTCTGTGAGAAGGGAGTCTCTCAAGATTGCCACCGAGAACGCTGATAGGGCcaaagaaggaaagctagctaTCGAATATGAGTTGAGAACATGGATTACTGAACAGGAGGAGCAGCAGAGAAAGGCTGATGAACTTAGTCCCGATACTGATACCGAGGTTGAAGCTATTGTTGATGCTGCAACTCCTCTTCCCGACCAACATTTGTCAAGCTCCAACTGTAACGATGCCTCAGTCCTAACTGAATCAGCGCCAGGCACCGGCCCTGCCTCTGCCCCAGAAGCTCCAGCCCCTGCCCCAGATACAAagaccaagaagaagaagaagctcaagtCACTATTCCCAACAAAAGTTGTCATGTTCTTTTCTAAGAGGAAGACGCACCCAGCCAAGTGA
- the LOC112786911 gene encoding plastidal glycolate/glycerate translocator 1, chloroplastic, translated as MATLLPTVLLRPPSLSVAPRSNHLLAPNGLQKGSFSHNTVIPFAIKGKGQGLRLLQRQMGASHGDGIRKSREISAKSAGTESGGTSSSTLTQSVVGLFHLIVSLGLILAMDKYLKKAFVAAAIKFPSALFGMFCIFSLLIVLDSTLPSAATALMNFFEPAFMFIQRYLPLFYVPSLVVLPLSVRDIPPASGIKICLIIVGGWLATVCVAGFTAIAVRKAVKTQMVDAEPMGKPSPFSTFEVWIWSGVLLASFLGALFYPTALGTAARTSLPFLLAATVLGYMVGSGLPSTVKMVFHPIICCALSADLVAYAFGYLSKSGFEPVLGHYLTKAASDPGAGDILMGFLGSVILSFAFSMFKQRKLVKRHAAEIFTSVIISTVFSLYSTALVGRLVGLEQSLTVSILPRCITVALALSIVSLFEGTNPSLTAAVVVVTGLVGANFVQATLDKLGFRDPIARGIATASSAHGLGTAALSAKEPEALPFCAIAYALNGIFGSILCSIPAVRQSLLALVG; from the exons ATGGCGACCCTTTTACCCACCGTGCTTCTGAGACCACCGTCTCTCTCAGTCGCCCCCAGGTCAAACCATCTTCTTGCTCCCAATGGCCTCCAGAAAGGCTCCTTTTCGCACAATACAGTCATCCCCTTCGCCATCAAGGGAAAAGGCCAAGGCCTCCGCCTCCTCCAAAGGCAAATGGGTGCCTCTCATGGTGATGGAATTCGCAAAAGCAGAGAAATTTCAGCAAAATCAGCTGGCACTGAATCTGGCGGCACTTCCTCTTCCACACTTACCCAAAGT GTAGTTGGGCTCTTCCATTTGATTGTGTCCCTGGGGCTTATTCTTGCAATGGACAAGTATTTGAAGAAAGCGTTCGTAGCTGCTGCCATTAAGTTCCCCAGCGCATTGTTCGGGATGTTCTGTATATTCTCGCTTCTGATTGTTCTTGACTCCACCCTGCCTTCTGCGGCTACTGCCTTGATGAACTTCTTTGAGCCTGCCTTCATGTTCATACAGAGATATCTCCCTTTGTTCtatgttccatctttggttgtcCTGCCTCTTTCTGTCAGAGATATTCCGCCTGCTTCTGGCATCAAAATTTGCCTCATTATAG TTGGAGGATGGCTAGCTACGGTTTGTGTTGCCGGTTTCACGGCTATAGCAGTGAGAAAAGCAGTGAAGACACAAATGGTAGATGCCGAGCCTATGGGAAAACCCTCCCCATTTTCTACCTTTGAAGTGTGGATATGGTCTGGGGTTCTCCTTGCTTCGTTCCTCGGTGCATTGTTCTACCCAACAGCATTGGGGACAGCTGCCAGAACGTCCCTTCCATTCTTGCTTGCTGCAACTGTCTTAGGCTACATGGTTGGCTCTGG gTTACCATCGACTGTGAAGATGGTCTTCCATCCAATAATTTGCTGTGCACTATCAGCTGATCTCGTAGCATATGCTTTTGGCTATCTATCCAAGTCTGGGTTTGAACCTGTTCTTG GGCATTACCTTACAAAGGCAGCCTCTGATCCTGGTGCTGGTGATATTTTAATGGGATTTTTAGGATCTGTTATTCTCTCGTTTGCTTTCTCTATGTTCAAACAAAGAAAG CTTGTGAAAAGGCATGCAGCTGAGATTTTCACCTCTGTCATAATCTCAACAGTGTTCTCACTGTATTCTACTGCCCTTGTTGGACGTCTCGTTGGATTAGAACAATCTCTAACCGTGTCCATTCTACCCAGATGTATAACAGTGGCACTGGCACTCAGCATTGTATCTTTGTTTGAAG GTACCAATCCATCTCTTACGGCAGCTGTGGTTGTAGTAACTGGTCTGGTTGGAGCAAATTTTGTACAAGCAACACTTGATAAACTTGGTTTTCGTGATCCAATTGCCCGAGGAATAGCAACAGCATCTAG TGCCCATGGGCTTGGAACAGCTGCATTGTCAGCAAAGGAACCGGAGGCTCTCCCATTTTGTGCCATTGCTTATGCTCTGAATGGTATATTTGGATCCATACTCTGCTCAATTCCTGCAGTAAGACAAAGCTTGCTTGCACTTGTGGGCTGA